The proteins below come from a single Sander vitreus isolate 19-12246 chromosome 15, sanVit1, whole genome shotgun sequence genomic window:
- the dus1l gene encoding tRNA-dihydrouridine(16/17) synthase [NAD(P)(+)]-like: MAKLQGFEFWKKTLKEARFVVAPMVDQSELAWRLLSRRHGAQLCYTPMLHAQVFVRDANYRRENLYNELCEEDRPLITQFCANDPEVFLQAALLAQDHCDAIDLNLGCPQMIAKRGHYGVFLQDEWELLEKMVRLANEKLSVPITCKIRVFKEIEKTVRYAQMLEKAGCQLLTVHGRTKDQKGAMTGIANWEHIRAVRKAVNIPVFANGNIQHLSDVERCIQETGVQGVMSAEGNLHNPALFEGCSPPVWEMAEEYLEVVQRHPPCTLSYVRAHLFKLWHHTLQIHQDLREELAKVKTLEGLAGVSKQLRLRCQEEIAKGKDVEEKEGGLPFPHWICQPYVRPEPKEPVANGNSHGSEVKKTVCQKRALEDSDGSADTLSKNKQKKRSRNPHKNFCPEQKPKYIKCEQCGNPKGNKCVFNLCRGCCKKKAYKEVADCPSHGLRFKTKAEKQKAEEDERRQDGRKEDETKEDERKEGLATETERSSSPPPPPPDPNTQLQVQSKTPLPL; this comes from the exons ATGGCCAAGCTCCAGGGCTTTGAGTTCTGGAAGAAGACCCTGAAAGAAGCGCGCTTTGTGGTGGCGCCCATGGTGGACCAGAGTGAGCTTGCCTGGCGCCTGCTGAGCCGGCGGCACGGCGCTCAGCTCTGCTACACCCCCATGCTGCATGCTCAGGTATTTGTTCGTGACGCCAACTACCGGAGAGAGAACCTCTACAATGAGCTGTGTGAAGAGGACAGACCTCTCATCACACAG TTTTGTGCCAATGATCCAGAGGTGTTCCTTCAGGCGGCTCTACTGGCCCAGGACCACTGCGATGCCATCGACCTTAACCTGGGCTGTCCACAGATGATCGCTAAGAGAG GGCACTATGGCGTTTTCTTACAAGACGAGTGGGAGCTGTTGGAGAAAATGG TCAGGTTAGCCAATGAAAAGCTCTCGGTGCCCATCACATGCAAGATCCGTGTGTTCAAGGAGATAGAAAAGACGGTCCGCTACGCCCAGATGCTGGAGAAAGCCGGATGTCAG CTGCTGACAGTGCATGGCAGAACCAAAGACCAGAAAGGAGCCATGACGGGTATCGCTAATTGGGAGCACATCAGGGCAGTACG GAAGGCAGTAAATATTCCAGTGTTTGCAAATGGCAACATTCAGCACCTGAGTGATGTGGAGCGCTGCATTCAGGAGACAGGAGTGCAGGGAGTTATGAGTGCAG agggGAACCTCCACAACCCGGCACTGTTTGAAGGATGCAGCCCCCCAGTGTGGGAGATGGCTGAGGAATATCTGGAGGTGGTGCAGCGGCATCCCCCCTGCACTCTGTCCTATGTACGAGCCCACCTCTTCAAGCTCTGGCACCACAC GCTACAGATCCACCAGGACCTGAGAGAGGAGCTGGCTAAAGTGAAGACCCTCGAGGGTTTGGCGGGTGTCAGCAAACAGCTGAGGCTGCGCTGCCAG gAGGAGATAGCCAAAGGAAAGGATGTGGAGGAAAAGGAGGGCGGCCTGCCGTTCCCTCACTGGATCTGCCAGCCATACGTCAGACCAGA GCCAAAGGAGCCGGTTGCCAACGGTAACAGCCATGGTTCAGAGGTGAAGAAGACAGTGTGTCAGAAGAGGGCACTGGAGGACTCGGATGGATCAGCTGACACACTCTCCAAAAACAAGCAGAAGAAGAGATCCCGAAACCCACACAAGAACTTCTGTCCCGAGCAGAAAC CCAAGTACATCAAATGTGAGCAGTGTGGGAACCCAAAG GGAAATAAATGTGTCTTCAACCTGTGCCGAGGCTGCTGTAAGAAGAAGGCCTACAAGGAGGTGGCAGACTGTCCAA GCCACGGGCTGAGGTTCAAGACCAAGGCGGAGAAGCAGAAAGCTGAGGAGGACGAGAGGAGgcaggatggaaggaaggaggacGAAACAAAGGAGGATGAGAGGAAGGAGGGCTTGGcgacagagacggagagaagCAGCAGCCCTCCTCCGCCTCCCCCAGATCCAAATACACAGCTGCAGGTGCAGTCCAAGACTCCACTGCCACTATGA
- the LOC144530665 gene encoding tryptase-2-like — MAFTTLLSVLALILNTGGLLGAEVRSSIIGGKDAQRNSWPGMVHLNLTSDGINKWRCGATIVSSEWLMTSASCVKRHPAPDWHRSFACINSLNLQKDQARFMAITAAVIHSQEDEHDIALLQLKKKVDFKKMAGKVNLPSADDAFGPSSECWITGWGNVGVNDPLPGPETLQELKISIIPNSVCKASYPELTSDMLCAGDMAGGNDACEGDYGGPLMCRIKGDFVQVGIMSHGSCGLPGRPGVYTEVSKHLRFINDYIHRE; from the exons GTTTGCTCGGGGCTGAGGTGAGGAGCTCCATCATCGGGGGGAAGGATGCTCAAAGGAACAGCTGGCCGGGGATGGTGCACCTGAACCTTACATCGGATGGTATCAACAAGTGGCGCTGTGGCGCCACCATTGTCAGCAGTGAATGGTTGATGACTTCAGCAAGCTGCGTGAaaag aCACCCTGCACCTGATTGGCACAGATCTTTTGCTTGCATCAACTCACTCAACCTGCAAAAGGATCAAGCCCGTTTCATGGCGATAACTGCTGCCGTCATTCACAGTCAGGAAGATGAACATGACATCGCCCTTTTACAGCTGAAGAAAAAGGTGGATTTCAAAAAAATGGCTGGCAAAGTGAATCTGCCCAGCGCTGACGATGCCTTCGGTCCATCATCTGAGTGTTGGATCACTGGCTGGGGGAACGTTGGGGTTAATG ATCCACTGCCAGGTCCAGAAACCCTTCAGGAGCTGAAGATTTCCATCATCCCTAACAGTGTGTGTAAGGCCAGTTATCCTGAGCTGACTTCTGACATGCTGTGTGCAGGGGACATGGCTGGAGGAAATGATGCGTGCGAA GGGGATTATGGCGGCCCGCTGATGTGCCGCATAAAAGGTGACTTCGTGCAGGTGGGCATCATGAGTCATGGGAGTTGTGGTCTCCCAGGCAGACCTGGCGTCTACACCGAAGTGTCCAAGCATCTGCGCTTCATCAACGATTACATCCACAGGGAGTAA